One segment of Natronosalvus halobius DNA contains the following:
- a CDS encoding ATP-binding protein, whose amino-acid sequence MTPSSTGERRAASDDESAVTPRSRVLMLVDHDQNRQLLVDWLTPRYDVVVPDVVETVDVSFDLCIVDEGAFRRLEEWCTSRKEAVRPTFLPYLLITNRSHTPTALDRNCIDAVVSVPVRKAELREQIDDLLSKRRESVVLTEQKRQSHERFQTLFHTAPDPAFVFRADGLVQEVNRAFCAKMGLEPTKVVGERLQDLDAFSDDVLEQLRPVDEAGDEEREVAYRTVDGRRRIAEVNTSRIDTEDELEEIIGTFRDVTEQRRQKRELERQNERLDEFASILAHELRNPLGIAQMYLSIARESYETEDFDQIDDSLERMSEMIDELLSLAREGETLDVTERVPLDAVVDDAWSQVAAPEATLRTESLSGTVEADVDRLERVFENLFRNAIEHAADDVTVRVGLLEDGRSGVFVDDDGPGIDPDVRETIFDWGFTTGGQGTGLGLPIVKQIIEAHGWEIEAVGSETGARFEIDGLSLS is encoded by the coding sequence ATGACTCCATCGTCGACCGGTGAGAGACGGGCGGCGAGCGACGACGAGTCGGCCGTCACGCCCCGATCGCGAGTCTTGATGCTCGTCGATCACGATCAGAACCGGCAGTTGCTCGTCGACTGGTTAACGCCGAGATACGATGTCGTCGTCCCCGACGTCGTGGAGACAGTCGACGTATCCTTCGACCTCTGTATCGTCGACGAAGGGGCGTTCAGACGACTCGAGGAGTGGTGTACGTCCCGGAAGGAAGCCGTTCGCCCGACGTTCTTGCCGTACCTGCTGATCACGAATCGATCCCACACCCCAACTGCGTTGGACCGAAATTGTATCGACGCGGTCGTGTCGGTCCCGGTCAGGAAAGCCGAGTTGCGCGAGCAGATCGACGATCTCCTCTCTAAACGACGGGAGTCGGTCGTGCTCACCGAGCAAAAGCGACAGAGTCACGAGCGATTCCAGACGCTCTTTCACACGGCACCGGATCCGGCGTTCGTCTTCCGAGCCGACGGCCTCGTCCAGGAGGTCAATCGGGCGTTTTGCGCGAAGATGGGGCTCGAGCCCACCAAGGTCGTTGGCGAGCGGTTGCAGGACCTCGACGCGTTTTCGGACGACGTTCTCGAACAGCTTCGTCCGGTGGACGAGGCAGGGGACGAGGAACGCGAAGTTGCGTACCGAACCGTCGACGGTCGCCGTCGAATTGCGGAGGTCAACACCTCCAGGATCGACACCGAGGACGAACTCGAGGAGATCATCGGAACCTTTCGCGACGTAACCGAACAGCGCCGACAGAAACGCGAACTCGAGCGCCAGAACGAGCGCCTCGACGAGTTCGCGAGCATTCTCGCTCACGAGCTTCGAAATCCGCTCGGCATCGCCCAGATGTACCTCTCCATCGCACGAGAGAGCTACGAGACGGAGGATTTCGATCAGATCGACGACTCGCTCGAGCGGATGAGTGAGATGATCGACGAACTGCTCTCGCTCGCCAGAGAGGGCGAGACGCTCGATGTCACCGAACGGGTCCCGCTCGACGCGGTCGTCGACGACGCCTGGTCGCAGGTGGCTGCACCCGAGGCGACCCTCCGAACGGAGTCACTGTCCGGAACCGTCGAAGCGGACGTCGATCGGCTCGAGCGAGTGTTCGAGAACCTGTTTCGAAACGCCATCGAGCACGCGGCGGACGACGTGACGGTGCGGGTCGGATTGCTCGAAGACGGGCGGTCGGGCGTGTTCGTCGATGACGACGGCCCCGGCATCGACCCCGACGTCCGCGAAACGATTTTCGATTGGGGGTTCACGACCGGAGGCCAGGGGACCGGCCTCGGCCTCCCGATTGTCAAGCAGATCATCGAAGCACACGGGTGGGAGATCGAAGCGGTCGGCAGCGAGACCGGCGCGCGATTCGAGATTGACGGACTGTCCCTCTCGTGA